A genome region from Engraulis encrasicolus isolate BLACKSEA-1 chromosome 6, IST_EnEncr_1.0, whole genome shotgun sequence includes the following:
- the opn7a gene encoding opsin 7, group member a produces the protein MGLLAENVSFESTIPPAADVSVGIIYSIFGVCSLCGNSVLLYVSYRKRHLLKPAELFIVNQALSDLGMTLSLYPLAVISSFSHRWLFGKTVCLIYAFCGILFGICSLTTLTLLSTVCCLKVCCPVYGNRFTHRHSGALAACAWGYALLFACSPLARWGSFGPEPYGTACCIDWARSSREPLARSYTLALFLGCYALPCALIGSSYTLILLTMRHSRRALRQHSLPRPAPRRTRMPHEDGHGHMHAHSQSRMANIQIIIVKLSVAVCIGFLAAWSPYAVVSMWAAFGHYQDIPPLAFAVPAVFAKSSPLYNPLVYLLLKPNFRQDLHSLLLACVCVSGAGTGAGTGTGTATGWKC, from the exons ATGGGCCTGTTGGCTGAAAATGTGTCCTTCGAGTCCACCATCCCCCCAGCAGCAGACGTGTCCGTGGGAATCATCTACTCCATCTTTG gagTGTGTTCCCTGTGTGGGAACAGTGTGTTACTGTACGTGTCCTATCGGAAGAGGCACCTGTTGAAGCCAGCTGAGCTCTTCATAGTCAACCAGGCCCTGAGTGACCTGGGCATGAcgctctccctctaccccctggCTGTCATCTCCAGCTTCAGCCacag GTGGCTGTTTGGGAAGACGGTGTGTCTGATCTATGCGTTCTGCGGCATCCTGTTTGGGATCTGCAGTCTCACCACTCTGACGctcctcagcactgtctgctgcCTCAAGGTCTGCTGCCCCGTTTACG GTAACCGTTTCACCCACCGACACAGCGGTGCCCTGGCGGCGTGCGCGTGGGGCTACGCTCTGCTCTTCGCCTGCTCGCCGCTGGCTCGATGGGGCAGCTTCGGCCCCGAGCCGTACGGCACGGCCTGCTGCATCGACTGGGCACGCTCCAGCCGCGAGCCCCTGGCGCGCTCCTACACGTTGGCGCTGTTCCTGGGCTGCTACGCGCTGCCATGCGCCCTGATCGGCTCCTCCTACACGCTCATCCTGCTCACCATGCGCCACTCCAGAAGGGCGCTGCGCCAACACTCGCTGCCCAGGCCGGCACCGCGACGCACCCGGATGCCGCACGAAGACGGGCATGGGCATATGCACGCGCATAGTCAGTCGCGCATGGCGAATATACAGATCATCATCGTCAAG CTGTCGGTGGCGGTGTGCATCGGCTTCCTGGCGGCGTGGAGCCCGTACGCGGTGGTGTCCATGTGGGCGGCGTTCGGCCACTACCAGGACATCCCGCCGCTGGCCTTCGCCGTGCCGGCCGTCTTCGCCAAGTCCTCGCCCCTCTACAACCCCCTCGTCTACCTCCTGCTCAAGCCCAACTTCCGACAGGACCTCCACTCTCTGCTGCTGGCCTGCGTCTGCGTGTCCGGGGCCGGTACCGGTGCCGGTACTGGTACTGGTACTGCCACTGGT TGGAAGTGCTAG